A genomic region of Raphanus sativus cultivar WK10039 chromosome 6, ASM80110v3, whole genome shotgun sequence contains the following coding sequences:
- the LOC108807665 gene encoding translationally-controlled tumor protein homolog, with protein MLVYTDLLTGDELLSDSFPYKEIENGILWEVEGKWTTQGSVEVNIGANPSAEEGGEDEGVDDTVQKVVDIVDTFRLQEQPTYDKKGFIAYIKKYIKLLTPKLNEEQQAEFKKGIEGATKFLLPKLKDFQFFVGESMHDDSTVVFAYYKEGATNPTFLYFGHGLRRSSAK; from the exons ATGTTGGTGTACACTGATCTTCTCACCG GTGATGAGCTTCTGTCTGACTCTTTCCCTTACAAGGAGATTGAGAATGGTATTCTCTGGGAAGTCGAAGGAAAG TGGACAACCCAGGGATCTGTAGAGGTTAACATTGGTGCCAACCCCTCTGCCGAAGAAGGTGGTGAGGACGAGGGTGTTGACGACACTGTTCAGAAGGTTGTTGACATTGTCGACACCTTCAGGCTCCAGGAGCAACCTACCTACGACAAGAAGGGGTTCATCGCCTATATCAAGAAGTACATCAAGCTTTTGACCCCCAAGCTCAACGAGGAACAGCAAGCTGAGTTCAAGAAGGGTATTGAGGGAGCTACCAAGTTCTTGCTCCCCAAGCTCAAGGACTTCCAGTT CTTTGTTGGGGAGAGCATGCACGATGACAGCACTGTGGTCTTTGCTTACTACAAGGAGGGTGCTACTAACCCTACATTTTTGTACTTCGGACATGGTTTGAGGAGGTCAAGTGCTAAGTGA
- the LOC108811590 gene encoding LOW QUALITY PROTEIN: phylloplanin (The sequence of the model RefSeq protein was modified relative to this genomic sequence to represent the inferred CDS: substituted 1 base at 1 genomic stop codon), protein MTMLKNKRITFSLIFVCLVMVSPMAKAQLLGGLGGLLGGGGGGGGGGLLGGVAXGAFLILGLINIQGVLRCSANGNVSAPAFVNAGVQLQCGGQNNVVSTATTNGAGLFSMLVNPIQLVLSQLLSDCQVAVTTPLATCNAALPTGQLLSSPLALVGETVSGLLRVANLRPTGFTLAN, encoded by the exons ATGACAATGCTTAAGAACAAACGCATAACCTTTTCACTGATCTTCGTGTGTCTCGTGATGGTGTCTCCAATGGCTAAGGCtcagctgcttggtggtctagGTGGCCTtctcggtggtggtggtggtggtggtggtggtggccttCTTGGTGGGGTGGCCTAGGGGGCCTTCTT GATTTTAGGTCTCATCAATATTCAAGGCGTACTTCGTTGCTCTGCCAATGGCAATGTCTCCGCTCCTGCTTTCGTTA ATGCCGGCGTTCAGCTCCAGTGCGGAGGACAGAACAACGTCGTTTCAACGGCGACTACAAACGGTGCCGGATTATTCTCGATGCTTGTAAACCCAATACAGCTTGTGCTTTCTCAACTCCTCTCCGATTGTCAGGTCGCAGTCACAACCCCTCTCGCCACCTGCAACGCCGCACTTCCTACCGGCCAACTCCTCTCATCACCGTTGGCCCTCGTCGGAGAAACCGTCTCTGGTCTCCTCCGCGTCGCCAACCTCCGCCCCACTGGCTTTACCCTCGCTAATTAG
- the LOC108810347 gene encoding bidirectional sugar transporter SWEET16-like translates to MAELSFYVGVIGNVISVLVFLSPVEAFLKIVNRRSTEEYECLPYICTLLSSSLWTYYGIVTPGEYLVSTVNGFGVLAESTYVLIFLFFVPKPRFLKTITLVLALNILFPAIAIAGTRTAFGDAKTRSNSMGFICATLNIIMYGSPLSAIKTVVTTKSVQYMPFWLSFFLFLNGAIWGFYALLVHDVFLLVPNGMGFFFGTMQLLIYAFYRNAKPNVKDEEEALAPSQPLLT, encoded by the exons ATGGCAGAACTAAGTTTTTATGTTGGAGTCATAG GAAATGTAATATCAGTGCTTGTTTTCCTCTCTCCTGT GGAGGCGTTTTTGAAGATAGTGAATCGGAGATCAACGGAGGAGTATGAGTGTCTGCCGTACATTTGTACGTTGTTGAGTTCGTCGTTATGGACATATTATGGAATAGTGACCCCTGGAGAATACTTGGTTTCGACGGTCAATGGATTTGGAGTTCTTGCTGAATCCACCTATGTTCTCATTTTCCTCTTCTTTGTTCCAAAACCTAGATTC TTAAAAACAATTACTTTGGTTCTAGCTCTGAACATTCTTTTCCCAGCTATAGCAATTGCGGGAACAAGAACTGCGTTTGGAGATGCAAAAACGCGTTCTAACTCAATGGGTTTCATTTGTGCTACTCTCAACATTATCATGTATGGTTCTCCTCTTTCCGCTATT AAAACAGTTGTGACAACGAAGAGTGTGCAGTACATGCCGTTTTGGCTATCGTTTTTCCTCTTCCTAAACGGCGCGATTTGGGGTTTCTACGCTTTACTCGTACACGATGTTTTTCTACTA GTGCCCAATGGAATGGGCTTCTTCTTTGGGACAATGCAACTCCTAATTTATGCGTTTTACAGAAATGCCAAGCCTAACGTAAAAGATGAAGAGGAAGCCCTCGCACCAAGCCAACCTCTCCTCACTTAa